The following DNA comes from Pseudomonas sp. Tri1.
AGTGGGCGCCGGTACTTACAGCCAGCGCGATCACAGTACCGGCGCCATGGGGTTGCTCGGCTACGGCCAGCGTTTCATCTGGAACGACGTGCTGGAGGCAGGCGCCGCACTGAGCTGGCTCAACCGCCCTTACGACGGCGACCGCGAAAGCGATCTGCGCCTGCTTGTCGACCTCACCTACCGCTTCTAGAAGAGTTTGAAGATGCCTGTCATTTCGCGATTCATCCTCCTGCTGGGGGTCTTGCTGATCAGCGCTTGTGCCCAGCAAGCCCCGGCGTTCACACCGCCTTCGCAAAGACCGCTGGCGGCCAACGACGCCCCTTGGCCGAAGAACCATGTGCTTGGCATTGCCTACCACGACGTCGAGGACCGTGACCCGGACCAGGCGCTGGTGGCCGTGCGTACCGAGCGTTTGATCGAGCAACTGGCGTGGCTGCGGGAAAACAATTACCAGCCGGTCACCGTGGACCAGATCATCAGCGCTCGCAACGGCGGCCCGGAACTGCCGCCGCGTGCGGTATTGCTGAGTTTCGACGACGGTTACTCAAGCTTCTACACCCGCGTCATGCCGATTCTGCGCGCCTATAACTGGCCGGCGATATTGGCTCCGGTGGGCAGCTGGGTCGATACGCCGTTGAACCAAACGGTGGATTTCGCCGGGGTGCCACGCAAGCGTTCCGAGTTCTTGACCTGGGAGCAGATTCGCGAGGTTGCCAAATCGGGTCTGGTGGAAATTGCCGCCCACACCGACGCCAATCACAAAGGCATCCTCGCCAACCCGCAAGGCAACCAGCAACCGGCGGCGACCACCCGACGCTACGATCCCGCTACCGGGCGCTATGAAACCGAGGCGGATTTCCAGGCGCGCCTGCGCAAGGACGTGGCGGCTATTTCCGAGAAAATCCGCAAGGTCGCCGGTTACAGCCCGCGCGTGTGGGTCTGGCCTTACGGGGAAGCCGATGGCACAGCGCTGCAGGTGATCGGCAGTGAAGGCTATCAAATGGCCCTGACCCTGGAGGACGGCCTCGACAGCCTCGATAACTTGATGAGCGGCCCACGCTTTCTGGTGGCCTCCGATCCGGACGGTGCTCACTTCGCCGAAAGCGTGGTCTCCGTGCAGGCGCTTGAGCCGATGCGCGTGGTGCATGTCGACCTGGATTACGTCTACGACCCGGACCCAGTGCAACAAGAAGCCAACGTCGGCAAGCTGGTCCAGCGCATCTACGACCTGGGCGCCAACACCGTGTTCCTGCAGGCGTTCGCCGACCCGAAAGGCGACGGCCTGGTACGCTCGCTGTACTTCCCCAACCGTCACCTGCCGGTACGGGCCGATCTGTTCGACCGGGTCGCGTGGCAGTTGAAAACCCGGGCCAACGCCAAGGTTTTCGCCTGGATGCCCGTGCTCAGTTTTGCCCTCGATTCGAAGCTGCCACGCGTACAGCGCTGGGATCCGGAAACCGGCAAGACTGGTGTCGCCCCTGATCAATATGTGCGCCTGTCGCCCTTCGACCCGAACGTGCGGCGGATTGTCGGTGAAGTTTATGAAGACCTGGCGCGGATGAGTTCGATTGACGGCGTCCTGTACCATGACGATGCGGTGTTCTCCGACTTCGAAGATGCCGGCCCCGCCGCGTTGAAAGTCTATGCCGCCAACGGCTTGCCGACGTCCACCGCCGCCTTGCGCGACGATCCGGCAGTAATGCAACGCTGGACTCGCTTCAAGAGCCGCTACCTGATCGACTTCACTCGTGAGCTCACCGCCAAGGTCCGGGCGA
Coding sequences within:
- the pgaB gene encoding poly-beta-1,6-N-acetyl-D-glucosamine N-deacetylase PgaB, yielding MPVISRFILLLGVLLISACAQQAPAFTPPSQRPLAANDAPWPKNHVLGIAYHDVEDRDPDQALVAVRTERLIEQLAWLRENNYQPVTVDQIISARNGGPELPPRAVLLSFDDGYSSFYTRVMPILRAYNWPAILAPVGSWVDTPLNQTVDFAGVPRKRSEFLTWEQIREVAKSGLVEIAAHTDANHKGILANPQGNQQPAATTRRYDPATGRYETEADFQARLRKDVAAISEKIRKVAGYSPRVWVWPYGEADGTALQVIGSEGYQMALTLEDGLDSLDNLMSGPRFLVASDPDGAHFAESVVSVQALEPMRVVHVDLDYVYDPDPVQQEANVGKLVQRIYDLGANTVFLQAFADPKGDGLVRSLYFPNRHLPVRADLFDRVAWQLKTRANAKVFAWMPVLSFALDSKLPRVQRWDPETGKTGVAPDQYVRLSPFDPNVRRIVGEVYEDLARMSSIDGVLYHDDAVFSDFEDAGPAALKVYAANGLPTSTAALRDDPAVMQRWTRFKSRYLIDFTRELTAKVRAIRGPQVQTARNIFAEPMLNPESEAWFAQNLDDFLGAYDWTAPMAMPLMENQTLEQSGPWLERLVATVKARPGALKRTVFELQARDWHSQPARDIDGKQLADWMGRLKRQGVTSFGYYPDNFIEDQPSVKTVRPALSNKWNP